Below is a genomic region from Dioscorea cayenensis subsp. rotundata cultivar TDr96_F1 unplaced genomic scaffold, TDr96_F1_v2_PseudoChromosome.rev07_lg8_w22 25.fasta BLBR01001474.1, whole genome shotgun sequence.
CACCTGCTAATAGGACTGGTATGTCCTAAGAATGTCTCCTGAAATTCATGGACTAATTAACAACCAAATCTAAAGAACATGCAGTAGAGCAGACCAGATTTATAAGCCAATGCATAAAACTTGTCTTTAAAAAAAGGCACATAACCCAGAAAATCATAACTAAATCATAGCACAGCTCCAGCAACTCACCTGAAAATCCACTCTCACTTCAGGGAAGTCATCTTCTCTCAACATTTCCCTCGTATTGTCTGCGATGTATAATGCATCAGTAATTTTCCACACTACTTATATTTGGGAATTTAGGGTTATAATAGAAGCAGTTCTTGCAGATCAAatcacaaagaaaataaaaatagccaAAAATACACTAGAGGTGTACATGGTTCCACTATCACAACCTAAATAACAGAAAACAAACATCAACCTGCCTGAGGGAAGAGACTCCTTAGCATCATCATATATATTAGTGAGTTCACCCATGGAATTCGAAACAACTACTGCTTTTGATGAAGAGAAAGTTGACTCCTGGAGAGCATTAGTAGATCTCAAAGGAATTCCATCATCAGAGCATATTGTTTCTCCAAGTTGAGATGGAAATGAAGCACCAGCCACTTTAAGATCCTTTACCGGAAGATTACTGCCATCATCATTGGCAGCAGACGGAGCTAAGAGATCCTCTAGAGAATGACTGTCATCATTTGAAGTAGAGATGCTTTTCTGGGAAATTAAAGCTGTTGCTGATGTTGATGCAGCCATACTAAGAGTATAAGTAGCATCAATATTAAAACAAAGAGCATGTAAGCACGTAACAGCAGGGGAATGTTAAATCTATTCTTACAGCCCAAAGATTTATCATAAGCATGCACAGatcaaaaaattaagaaaacagtttTACCTTCTAAGGTGAGATATTTCAGCTTCTTTTGTCTCTAGCAACGCCTGGAGTTGTGACAACTTATCATTTAATTGCTTTATATCATTTTTGAGACGTTTAACAGTATTCTTTTCTGTACTAATCTTTAGCAGAGCAGGAATTCGTGAGATTGTCAAGGAGAAGTCATGATtgaagatgtaatgtaacataAAATAGAACGAGATGTTGTGACTAAATCAATAAGATTCATAGCAAAATTGTGGACTTCAGCCTTGTAGCAGATAAAGTAGTCATGAGTAAGTGGGCATCATTCCATAATTAATATAAGAatttctaatgaaaaaaattcagacATAGTTTGATTGAGAGAACTAAAGAAAAAGTAGCATAGAAACAGAGACAATAATGAGGCTCCCCAGTATAAGTAGCTAGAGGAGGTAATTCAAGGCTCAGTGCAATCTACTAAAAAAGAAACTAGCATAgcagaaaaaaatattgattaccTCTATAACACATTTTTAAGGATATGAATACCACTAAAGATCTCACTTAAGAAATTCCTAAAGGAAAGATGCAAGGCATCAAACCACTCCTTTGAGAAATAAACTCGAAACTGTGGGTCCAAGCTTGGATTCTTGATGTATATAATTGCTGCATGGTACACACAGTGCAATTAAGGTTTCATACTATCGATGAAATgcaaaaggcaaaaaaaaaaaaaaatgaaggctCACCAAACCAGGGGATCCAATCTTCTCGTTTCAGCAACAAAGTGTTTCCATTTGCCCCAAAAAAATCCACAACTTTGTCTCGTCTTCCAGATTGTATGGCATGGACAATGTAATACCGCAATATAGACACCTCTAGCTTCGATAGTGTGGAGATAAGCACTGCCTCCGAAGACGAGAAGAAACATTGCTTGAAGAAATTTAGTAAACCAACTAACTTATCTGCTTGATATTTAGGAACATACACAGAGAATATCAAGTCTAAGATCTTGTCCACTTGAAAGCCTCTACCAATATCTGTTGACAATTCTGTTTCATATGCTTGCAGTGTATTTGTAAAACCTCTGAACACCAGAAACTCCCTTACAAGTTCTTCAGCATATTGCATATTCTCCATTGTGCATTGACAGGTCTGCATAATATAAATTACCTTTGGTATCAGAAGCATCCATCATGATGCCAAAGACAAAATATCTATCACTGTATCTTATTGACACCCCAATATGAGAGAAAATGTCAAGGGGAAAAAATACTAACACTAAGAATCCTTAATTCCAACATGCTTTCTCAACTTGCTAGATCAAATTTATGTGAATAACAAGTGGTTAAGTTCATCAAGTCAAGT
It encodes:
- the LOC120256501 gene encoding WD repeat-containing protein 91 homolog codes for the protein MENMQYAEELVREFLVFRGFTNTLQAYETELSTDIGRGFQVDKILDLIFSVYVPKYQADKLVGLLNFFKQCFFSSSEAVLISTLSKLEVSILRYYIVHAIQSGRRDKVVDFFGANGNTLLLKREDWIPWFAIIYIKNPSLDPQFRVYFSKEWFDALHLSFRNFLSEIFSGIRIPALLKISTEKNTVKRLKNDIKQLNDKLSQLQALLETKEAEISHLRSMAASTSATALISQKSISTSNDDSHSLEDLLAPSAANDDGSNLPVKDLKVAGASFPSQLGETICSDDGIPLRSTNALQESTFSSSKAVVVSNSMGELTNIYDDAKESLPSDNTREMLREDDFPEVRVDFQETFLGHTSPISRCRFSASGTNIASASVDGTVRIWTYDSSTPTSKNATIYCGAEIMSLDWECRSDRLLLIGTADGGIKAWNVDAKRVVCDLNTSANFPSVLDLKCSPVEPVFVSAAASRCQGTNEIDKLGLASLTVWNMKTWKATTVLPLGEDPPAITSLCFNHNGKILAASAIDGMIHMFDMSAGLQITGWPAHDAAVSSVLFGPDETSIFSLGSDGKIFEWSLHNQGQILWSRDCSRFCYPESTKVCRHEVGLDFSGRRLLVTSGLVRSPIYQVQGHMSALRTLPHSAAITTVDWHPTLPMFLTGSADHSVRVTSIAP